One genomic window of Chiloscyllium punctatum isolate Juve2018m chromosome 21, sChiPun1.3, whole genome shotgun sequence includes the following:
- the LOC140492583 gene encoding lysophosphatidic acid receptor 6-like, whose amino-acid sequence MLTAETGFTVTQRDWSLGWESHTSSPMGINSTGSANLTNNTNPCQVSADFQYVLFPVVYSLVFVFGTVSNLCVLWYLFRKKGEFTPSDIFMINLAVIDLIFTILLPFKIIYHTLENNWIFGEVACKITGSLFFANMYGSTLFLTCICVDRYIAVVHPIRSLWLRKTRYRVVTCCLIWLLLASILLYLCLGGPLTSQFPNGNTACLENFNAKSWGRRISRISIVAAIIGFFIPLVVIIVCYPLIAKKLLEPTAGKESVHTVKRKALRTVLVVLVVFLICFVPYHLIQLVHTLRRIRVLSSCRLIQFTYSARRVTMALTSLNSCLDPVVYSFTSNTFQWRRLCCRGDGPTISFRTKETSERKSSRQAAL is encoded by the coding sequence ATGCTGACAGCTGAAACTGGTTTCACTGTGACCCAGCGAGACTGGTCCCTGGGATGGGAGTCACACACATCGTCTCCAATGGGTATCAATTCCACAGGCAGTGCCAACCTCACCAACAACACAAACCCCTGCCAGGTCAGCGCTGACTTCCAGTATGTCCTGTTTCCCGTGGTGTACAGCCTCGTGTTTGTCTTTGGCACCGTCTCCAATCTATGCGTCCTCTGGTACCTCTTCAGGAAGAAGGGGGAGTTCACGCCCTCTGACATCTTCATGATCAACCTGGCCGTGAtcgacctcatcttcaccattctGCTCCCCTTCAAAATCATCTACCATACCCTGGAGAACAACTGGATCTTCGGTGAGGTGGCGTGCAAGATCACCGGTTCCCTCTTCTTCGCCAACATGTACGGCAGCACTCTCTTCCTCACCTGCATCTGCGTGGACCGCTACATCGCCGTGGTCCACCCCATCCGCTCGCTTTGGCTGCGCAAAACCCGCTACCGCGTGGTCACGTGCTGCCTCATCTGGCTGCTGCTGGCCTCCATCCTGCTTTACCTGTGCCTCGGAGGGCCGCTGACCAGCCAGTTCCCCAACGGCAACACCGCGTGCCTGGAGAACTTCAACGCCAAGTCCTGGGGCCGCCGCATCTCCCGGATCAGTATCGTGGCTGCCATCATTGGCTTCTTCATCCCGCTGGTGGTCATCATCGTCTGCTACCCCCTCATCGCCAAGAAGCTGCTGGAGCCCACCGCCGGCAAGGAGTCGGTGCACACGGTGAAGCGAAAGGCCCTCCGCACGGTACTCGTGGTGCTGGTGGTCTTCCTCATTTGCTTCGTGCCCTACCACCTCATCCAGTTGGTGCACACCCTGAGGCGGATTCGGGTGCTGTCCAGCTGCCGCCTCATCCAGTTCACCTACTCGGCCCGGCGGGTTACCATGGCGCTGACCAGCCTCAACAGCTGCCTGGACCCCGTGGTCTACTCATTCACCAGCAACACCTTCCAGTGGAGGCGCTTGTGTTGCCGGGGCGACGGGCCTACAATCAGCTTTCGAACCAAAGAGACATCGGAGAGGAAATCGTCACGTCAAGCTGCTCTCTGA